The Mycolicibacterium boenickei genome has a segment encoding these proteins:
- a CDS encoding VOC family protein, translating into MIGTLRSIVLDCRDPRALASFYAEMLGGDFTTEDDTWVVVTDPAGRRVACQYSPQHEPPDFPDPRGSQQLHLDIQVEDPDLAQRQVLALGATRVTDAVGEQYFRVFRDPAGHPFCLVWGIG; encoded by the coding sequence ATGATCGGAACACTTCGCTCCATCGTGCTGGACTGCCGGGATCCACGGGCCCTTGCCTCGTTCTACGCCGAGATGCTCGGCGGAGACTTCACGACCGAGGATGACACCTGGGTGGTCGTGACGGATCCGGCCGGGCGACGGGTGGCGTGTCAGTACTCACCGCAACACGAGCCTCCGGATTTCCCGGATCCGCGGGGATCTCAGCAGCTCCACCTGGACATCCAGGTCGAGGATCCGGACCTGGCCCAGCGTCAGGTGCTGGCGCTGGGCGCCACCCGGGTCACCGATGCCGTTGGCGAGCAATACTTCCGGGTGTTCCGGGATCCGGCCGGCCACCCGTTCTGCCTGGTCTGGGGTATCGGCTAG
- a CDS encoding nuclear transport factor 2 family protein has translation MWKALSERDWELLKTYLSDDCIYLDMPVGPAAAAKGPEDIVKRLKIGLEPLASYENFPGLLVDNGLDAMYEHHEEWHWASGESAVLKFVTVHRVENGKVTLWKDYWDMGALANHAPPDWLENFATADMSWVFDATGLV, from the coding sequence ATGTGGAAGGCGCTGTCGGAACGCGACTGGGAACTGCTCAAGACGTACCTGTCGGACGACTGCATCTACCTCGACATGCCGGTGGGTCCCGCCGCTGCCGCCAAGGGCCCCGAGGACATCGTCAAGCGCCTCAAGATCGGCCTCGAACCGCTGGCATCCTACGAGAACTTTCCCGGCCTGCTGGTCGACAACGGCCTTGACGCCATGTACGAGCATCACGAGGAATGGCATTGGGCCAGTGGCGAATCCGCGGTGCTGAAGTTCGTCACCGTCCACCGGGTCGAGAACGGCAAGGTGACCCTGTGGAAGGACTACTGGGACATGGGTGCGCTGGCCAACCACGCCCCGCCGGACTGGCTGGAGAACTTCGCCACCGCCGACATGTCCTGGGTGTTCGACGCCACCGGTCTGGTGTGA
- a CDS encoding N-acyl-D-amino-acid deacylase family protein: MSFDTIIRNGRWFDGTGAPSAVRHIGIRDGHVVAVSPESLDETDCLQVIDATGKWVLPGMLDIHTHYDVEVLNGPSLSESLRHGVTTAMLGSCSLSTVHVGGVDAGDLFGRVEAIPRDQVIAAVDDNKTWSDCNGYVTALESLPLGPNIAAFIGHSDMRTAVMGLDRATRDDERPTASEQARMEQMLKEALDAGFVGMSSQQLLFDKIDGDTCRSRTLPSTYAKPRELRRLKSMLRRSGRVLQSGPDIQNPLNLVSQLAQSLGLFRNNLKTSLLSAADIKANPYSIMIMGPVARLVNKLGGNFRWQHLPVPFEVYADGIDLVVFEEFGSGAAALHLRDEVERNELLRDESYRRQFRKDYDNKFGVRVWHRDFFDAEIVACPDESVVGKSFGQVGQERGELHPVDAFLDLVLEHGTALRWRTTISNHRPEVLKKLARDPGIQLGFSDAGAHLRNMAFYNMGLRLLRHVRDAERAGTPFMSIEQAVHRLTGELADWYRIDAGHLRIGDRADVVVIDPERLDDSLDAYAEETVDHYGGLSRMVNRNDDTVTAVLVGGRTVFADGRLTDLVGKQRTGRFLRAAHQTPSISAEDSELTSVR, encoded by the coding sequence GTGAGCTTCGACACGATCATTCGCAACGGCCGGTGGTTCGACGGCACCGGCGCCCCCTCCGCAGTGCGCCACATCGGCATTCGCGACGGGCATGTGGTTGCAGTCTCCCCCGAATCCCTCGATGAGACCGACTGCCTGCAGGTCATCGACGCCACCGGCAAGTGGGTTCTACCCGGCATGCTGGACATCCACACGCACTACGACGTCGAGGTACTCAACGGGCCGTCGCTGTCGGAGTCGCTGCGCCACGGCGTGACCACCGCGATGCTCGGTTCCTGCTCGCTGTCGACCGTGCACGTCGGCGGCGTCGACGCCGGGGACCTGTTCGGCCGGGTCGAGGCGATCCCGCGGGACCAGGTCATCGCCGCAGTGGACGACAACAAGACGTGGTCCGACTGCAACGGATACGTGACGGCGCTGGAGAGCCTGCCACTCGGCCCCAACATCGCCGCCTTCATCGGGCATTCCGACATGCGTACGGCGGTGATGGGACTCGACCGCGCCACCCGCGACGACGAGCGGCCGACGGCCTCAGAGCAGGCTCGCATGGAGCAGATGCTCAAAGAGGCCCTTGACGCCGGATTCGTCGGAATGTCTTCCCAGCAGTTGCTTTTCGACAAGATCGACGGCGACACCTGCCGGTCCCGCACCCTGCCCTCGACCTACGCCAAACCGCGTGAACTGCGCCGCCTCAAATCGATGCTGCGTCGCTCGGGCCGGGTCCTGCAGTCCGGGCCGGACATCCAGAATCCACTGAACCTCGTCTCTCAGCTGGCTCAGTCGCTCGGGCTGTTCCGCAACAACCTGAAGACCAGCCTGCTCTCGGCCGCGGACATCAAGGCCAACCCGTACTCGATCATGATCATGGGTCCGGTGGCCCGGCTGGTGAACAAGCTCGGGGGGAACTTCCGGTGGCAGCACCTGCCGGTGCCGTTCGAGGTGTACGCCGACGGTATCGACCTGGTGGTGTTCGAGGAATTCGGTTCCGGCGCAGCGGCTCTGCACCTCCGTGACGAGGTCGAGCGCAACGAGCTGCTGCGCGACGAGTCCTACCGGCGCCAGTTCCGCAAGGACTACGACAACAAGTTCGGGGTCCGGGTCTGGCACCGGGATTTCTTCGACGCCGAAATCGTGGCCTGCCCTGACGAATCCGTTGTCGGCAAGTCGTTCGGCCAGGTCGGCCAGGAGCGGGGCGAACTGCATCCCGTCGACGCCTTCCTGGATCTGGTGCTGGAGCACGGCACCGCCCTGCGGTGGCGCACCACCATCTCCAACCACCGGCCCGAGGTGCTCAAGAAGCTGGCCCGCGATCCCGGTATCCAGCTCGGGTTCTCCGACGCCGGTGCGCACCTGCGGAACATGGCTTTCTACAACATGGGACTGCGCCTGCTGCGGCATGTCCGCGACGCCGAGCGGGCGGGCACGCCGTTCATGTCGATCGAACAGGCCGTCCACCGGCTCACCGGTGAGCTCGCCGACTGGTACCGGATCGACGCCGGCCACCTGCGCATCGGGGACCGCGCCGACGTCGTGGTGATCGACCCGGAGCGGCTCGACGACTCCCTCGACGCCTACGCCGAGGAGACCGTCGACCACTACGGCGGGCTGTCCCGCATGGTGAACCGCAACGACGACACCGTCACCGCCGTGCTCGTCGGGGGACGTACGGTGTTCGCCGACGGCCGCCTGACCGACCTGGTCGGCAAGCAGCGCACCGGCCGGTTCCTCCGAGCCGCACACCAGACCCCGTCCATCTCCGCCGAAGACAGTGAGCTGACCAGTGTCCGTTGA
- a CDS encoding SDR family oxidoreductase, with protein sequence MGWTLDRDALRGRIAVVAGATRGAGRGIATALGEVGATVVCTGRSSRYGSRDSDYNRPETIEETAELVTELGGFGVAVQVDHLDVTQVRMLAGRLKADYGHVDILVNDIWGAEVLKGPPDTWGRPMWQHDLDDGLRMLRLGLDTHLITSHCILPLLADRPGGLLVEITDGTTEFNADNPRLSVFYDLVKTAVNRLAFSHGHELAAFGATAVSITPGWLRSEMMLDNYGVSEANWRSALDLARTDGYPAAPPGFAESESPRFVGRGVAAVAADPDRARWNQQSVSSAALARHYGFSDLDGRVPDAWAPL encoded by the coding sequence GCCGGTGCCACCCGCGGCGCGGGGCGGGGTATCGCCACGGCGCTGGGTGAAGTCGGTGCGACAGTCGTGTGTACGGGGCGCAGCAGCCGGTACGGAAGCCGCGACTCCGACTACAACCGGCCCGAAACCATCGAGGAAACCGCCGAATTGGTCACGGAACTGGGCGGGTTCGGCGTCGCCGTTCAGGTTGACCACCTGGATGTGACGCAGGTCCGCATGCTGGCCGGACGGCTCAAGGCCGACTACGGACACGTCGACATCCTGGTCAACGACATCTGGGGCGCCGAGGTGCTCAAGGGGCCGCCCGACACCTGGGGGCGGCCGATGTGGCAGCACGATCTCGACGACGGGTTACGGATGCTGAGGCTCGGACTCGACACGCACCTGATCACCTCGCACTGCATCCTGCCACTGCTCGCCGACCGACCCGGCGGTCTGCTGGTCGAGATCACCGATGGAACAACAGAATTCAATGCCGATAACCCGAGACTTTCGGTGTTCTACGATCTGGTGAAGACGGCGGTGAACCGGTTGGCCTTCAGCCACGGACACGAACTCGCGGCGTTCGGCGCCACCGCGGTCTCGATCACGCCGGGCTGGCTGCGCTCGGAGATGATGCTCGACAACTACGGCGTCAGCGAGGCCAACTGGCGGTCGGCCCTCGATCTGGCTCGCACCGACGGCTACCCGGCGGCGCCGCCGGGATTCGCCGAGTCCGAATCCCCCAGATTCGTCGGTCGCGGCGTCGCCGCGGTGGCCGCCGACCCGGATCGGGCGCGCTGGAACCAGCAGTCCGTCAGCTCGGCCGCTCTCGCTCGCCACTACGGCTTCAGCGACCTCGACGGGCGGGTACCGGACGCCTGGGCGCCGCTATAA